A genomic region of Streptosporangium lutulentum contains the following coding sequences:
- a CDS encoding IS701 family transposase, producing MTPQELEAVRARLETFAAEVFSCFARADQRRWGERYVRGLLTDGARKSMEPMAARLGVDRQGLQQFLTDAPWSHQLVLAELAWRMDTAINPAAWVVDDVSFVKDGEESPGVAPQYCGALGKTANCQVAPSVHLVTDVASCPVNWRLFVPEGWDAASPRTEDSAAVAARRQRARIPADITHVPKWQLALDMIDELCCWGLEAPLVVADEGYGQDGAFRLGLTERGIGYVVGVRSDTALLGIDAGRTVAPYAGTGRRPVPRYRDKPRSAQQIVTAAGRRALHAVTWRAGSKGPLRSRFVALRVRPAGLRIRRAHMGEDLPVCWLLAEWPPGESEPTKYWLSTLPADIPLRRLVRLAKIRWRIEHDYRELKTGLGLDHFEGRTWSGWHHHVTLASVAHAFCTLERLDPKVPAAV from the coding sequence ATGACCCCTCAAGAACTCGAGGCCGTGCGGGCGCGACTGGAGACGTTCGCCGCCGAGGTGTTCTCCTGTTTCGCCCGTGCTGATCAGCGGCGATGGGGCGAACGATATGTGCGCGGCCTGCTGACCGACGGGGCCCGTAAATCGATGGAGCCGATGGCGGCCCGGCTGGGCGTGGACCGCCAGGGGCTGCAGCAGTTTCTCACCGACGCCCCCTGGTCACATCAACTGGTGCTGGCCGAGCTGGCCTGGCGGATGGACACGGCGATCAACCCGGCCGCCTGGGTGGTCGATGATGTGTCCTTTGTCAAGGATGGTGAGGAGTCGCCGGGAGTGGCCCCGCAGTACTGCGGGGCGCTGGGCAAGACCGCTAACTGCCAGGTCGCCCCGAGTGTGCACCTGGTCACCGACGTCGCGTCCTGTCCGGTGAACTGGCGGCTGTTCGTGCCCGAGGGGTGGGATGCGGCCTCACCGCGCACGGAGGATTCGGCCGCGGTGGCGGCGCGCAGGCAACGGGCCCGGATCCCCGCGGACATCACTCATGTGCCCAAGTGGCAGCTGGCTTTGGACATGATCGATGAGCTGTGTTGCTGGGGGCTGGAGGCGCCGCTGGTGGTCGCCGATGAGGGCTATGGCCAAGACGGGGCCTTTCGTCTGGGCTTGACCGAGCGTGGCATCGGCTACGTGGTGGGGGTGCGCTCCGATACCGCGCTGCTGGGCATCGATGCCGGCCGGACGGTCGCGCCGTATGCGGGGACTGGGCGGCGGCCGGTGCCGCGTTATCGAGACAAGCCGCGCTCAGCCCAGCAGATCGTGACCGCCGCCGGACGGCGCGCGCTGCACGCGGTGACCTGGCGGGCCGGGTCCAAGGGGCCGTTGCGCTCACGGTTTGTCGCGCTGCGGGTACGGCCGGCGGGGCTACGGATCCGCCGCGCGCACATGGGCGAGGATCTGCCGGTGTGCTGGCTGCTGGCCGAATGGCCACCTGGTGAGAGCGAGCCGACCAAATACTGGCTGTCCACCCTCCCGGCAGACATCCCGCTACGGCGCCTGGTGCGCCTGGCCAAAATCCGCTGGCGCATCGAACACGACTACCGGGAGTTGAAGACCGGCCTGGGTCTGGACCACTTCGAGGGCCGCACCTGGAGTGGCTGGCACCATCACGTGACCCTGGCCTCGGTCGCACACGCCTTCTGCACCCTGGAGCGGCTCGACCCAAAAGTGCCGGCTGCGGTTTGA
- a CDS encoding tyrosine-type recombinase/integrase, whose product MFVTWRRSPGADERALLSGANWRAVWYEAIDAANAKIQEANRKLPKDQRTDSVPRCDPHDCCHTAASWLVQQGVDLYRVKNLLGHASYQTTLRYARLARTVRSRRRGRR is encoded by the coding sequence GTGTTCGTCACCTGGCGTCGGTCGCCCGGCGCTGATGAGCGTGCCCTGCTCTCGGGTGCGAACTGGAGAGCCGTCTGGTATGAGGCGATCGACGCCGCAAACGCGAAGATCCAGGAAGCCAACCGGAAGTTGCCGAAGGATCAGCGGACCGATTCGGTGCCGAGGTGCGACCCTCACGACTGCTGCCATACGGCGGCGAGCTGGCTCGTGCAGCAAGGTGTGGATCTGTACCGAGTGAAGAATCTGCTTGGTCACGCGTCGTACCAGACGACTCTTCGGTATGCACGCCTGGCGCGCACGGTGAGATCGAGGAGGCGTGGTCGAAGATGA
- a CDS encoding serine hydrolase domain-containing protein has protein sequence MPVPFSADDTARLHETLAEVVADGATPGGVIVCGTVDGQKQVLTAGTVAPELGELAPTEHTTYDVASLTKVVATWPLIGQTLQAGLGDLDAPVRDVLPPMTGEAPSAEATLRHLLAHTSGLRASTRLDHYRGASAPLHELLCREPLEEETGRHRYINRGYILLGLALAHVNGVPLDELAGRFWQRLGMGSTVYGPVARGSHVAPTEQRIPGAPRTWGCVHDDNAALLGGVAGHAGVFSTPHDVAVYAAGLLDAYARGDVLGEWLRASLVPQAPIEPGLDRGVSWILAAGGHVAYHHGFTGTSLYLAPDAGRYLVICTNAVYYGAARTRIAPLRALALKTISASATWRSGVLDE, from the coding sequence ATGCCCGTACCGTTCAGCGCCGATGACACCGCCCGTCTTCACGAGACTCTCGCCGAGGTAGTCGCCGACGGCGCGACCCCCGGCGGGGTCATCGTCTGCGGCACCGTCGACGGGCAAAAGCAGGTCCTGACCGCAGGCACCGTCGCGCCCGAGCTCGGCGAGCTCGCCCCGACCGAGCACACGACGTACGACGTCGCCTCGCTGACCAAGGTCGTCGCCACATGGCCACTCATCGGCCAGACCCTTCAGGCCGGCCTCGGTGATCTGGACGCACCCGTACGCGACGTGCTGCCCCCGATGACGGGTGAGGCCCCCAGCGCAGAGGCGACCCTCCGTCACCTCCTGGCGCACACCTCCGGGCTGCGTGCCTCCACCCGCCTGGATCACTACCGCGGCGCGTCCGCACCGCTGCACGAACTTCTGTGCCGCGAGCCGTTGGAGGAGGAGACCGGCCGGCACCGCTACATCAACCGCGGGTACATCCTGCTCGGCCTGGCCCTCGCCCATGTCAACGGTGTCCCGCTCGACGAGCTCGCCGGCCGGTTCTGGCAGCGCCTCGGGATGGGGTCCACCGTCTATGGGCCCGTTGCCCGCGGCTCTCACGTCGCACCGACCGAGCAGCGTATTCCCGGTGCCCCGAGGACCTGGGGCTGTGTGCACGACGACAACGCCGCGCTGCTGGGCGGGGTCGCCGGGCATGCAGGGGTCTTTTCCACACCCCACGACGTGGCCGTTTACGCTGCAGGGCTGCTCGACGCCTACGCCCGCGGCGACGTCCTGGGCGAGTGGCTACGGGCGAGCCTGGTCCCACAGGCCCCGATCGAGCCGGGCCTCGACCGCGGTGTGTCGTGGATCCTCGCCGCCGGCGGGCACGTCGCCTATCACCACGGGTTCACCGGTACCAGTCTCTATCTCGCCCCGGACGCCGGCCGGTACCTCGTGATCTGCACCAACGCCGTTTACTACGGGGCCGCCCGCACTCGCATCGCACCGTTGCGGGCCCTCGCGCTCAAGACGATTTCCGCTTCCGCGACATGGCGCTCGGGGGTGTTGGATGAGTGA
- a CDS encoding IS630 family transposase — protein MARRPEVFVRPLSMEEGRRLQRITRTAKDPIKLRRAIVVMMSGQGQSVPDITSLMQVGDDYVRDVIHAFNERGFDALDPKWSGGRPPAISERVRERICLIAKTVPAEWGIAGMSTWSLRTLAEHLIARGVVAAISREHLRRILRKGGVSWQTTTTWKASTDPHFIAKMRRVLKLYDSPPADGRVICVDELGPLNLLPRKGKRWRPQGSPARLRATYHRYDGVMQMIAALDLATGKLFYRIRKRKRWREFLSFLKTLRARWPGEKLHVIMDNYSPHKHREVRAWAAANDVELVFLPTYGSWLNWIESEFAALRYYALNGTDHRSHAEQNAAIGAYVRWRNAQARPKTNFAASSPIRSWTSYPAKVA, from the coding sequence ATGGCGCGCCGACCAGAGGTGTTCGTCCGGCCGTTGTCGATGGAGGAAGGCCGCAGACTGCAGCGGATCACGAGGACCGCGAAGGATCCGATCAAGTTGCGGCGGGCGATCGTGGTGATGATGTCCGGCCAGGGCCAGTCGGTGCCGGACATCACCTCGTTGATGCAGGTCGGTGACGACTACGTCCGTGATGTCATCCACGCCTTCAACGAGCGGGGGTTTGACGCGCTGGACCCAAAATGGAGCGGGGGCCGTCCCCCGGCGATCAGTGAGCGGGTGCGTGAGCGCATCTGCCTGATCGCCAAGACGGTCCCCGCTGAGTGGGGCATCGCCGGCATGTCGACCTGGAGCCTGCGCACGCTGGCCGAGCACCTCATCGCCCGAGGGGTGGTGGCGGCGATCAGCCGCGAGCATCTGCGGCGGATCCTGCGCAAGGGCGGGGTGAGCTGGCAGACCACCACGACGTGGAAGGCATCCACCGACCCGCACTTCATCGCCAAGATGCGACGCGTGCTGAAGCTGTATGACAGCCCGCCCGCTGATGGGCGGGTGATCTGCGTCGATGAGCTCGGGCCGCTGAATCTGCTGCCGCGTAAGGGCAAACGGTGGCGACCTCAGGGTTCACCGGCCCGGCTGCGGGCCACCTACCATCGCTACGACGGCGTCATGCAGATGATCGCGGCCCTGGATCTGGCCACCGGCAAGCTGTTTTACCGCATCCGCAAACGCAAACGCTGGCGGGAGTTCTTGTCCTTCCTCAAGACGCTCCGGGCGCGCTGGCCTGGCGAAAAACTGCATGTGATCATGGATAACTACTCGCCGCACAAGCACCGCGAGGTCCGCGCCTGGGCGGCTGCCAACGATGTCGAGCTGGTGTTCCTGCCGACCTATGGCTCGTGGTTGAACTGGATCGAGTCCGAATTCGCCGCCTTGCGCTACTACGCCCTCAATGGCACTGATCACCGCAGCCATGCCGAGCAGAACGCGGCGATCGGCGCCTATGTGCGCTGGCGCAACGCCCAAGCCCGGCCCAAGACGAACTTCGCCGCCAGCTCACCCATCAGAAGCTGGACCAGTTACCCGGCCAAGGTTGCGTGA
- a CDS encoding Clp protease N-terminal domain-containing protein — MPKINVYLPDELAEAVKTAGVPVSAICQRALEQAVRRVTAIRETALSAPDLDLDDLTARFPHFTPRARTVIKLSVEQARALGAAEVGTEHLLGGLLAEGGNLALQVLGVLEIERAEVRHRLDRLSVETPEVPADGDDELTFSASAAAALEMTVTDATALGHNYIGCEHLLLGLIAEPDGAAGQILRGLGAEQRLTRRAVSAALAGYVHLRAQTQASATPPPPPDAASALSAAVREELRPILRRLERLEEHLNPADET, encoded by the coding sequence GTGCCGAAGATCAACGTCTACCTGCCCGACGAGCTGGCAGAGGCGGTGAAGACGGCGGGGGTGCCGGTCTCGGCCATCTGTCAGCGCGCTCTGGAGCAGGCCGTACGGCGGGTCACCGCCATCCGCGAGACGGCGCTGAGCGCCCCCGACCTCGACCTCGACGACCTGACCGCACGGTTCCCGCACTTCACCCCGCGGGCCCGTACCGTGATCAAGCTGTCGGTGGAGCAGGCGCGGGCCCTGGGGGCGGCCGAGGTCGGCACCGAGCACCTGCTGGGCGGCCTGCTGGCCGAGGGGGGCAACCTGGCCCTCCAGGTCCTCGGCGTTCTGGAGATCGAGCGCGCGGAGGTGCGGCACCGACTGGACCGTCTGAGCGTCGAAACCCCCGAGGTCCCCGCCGACGGCGACGACGAGCTCACCTTCAGCGCGTCCGCCGCCGCGGCCCTGGAGATGACCGTCACCGACGCGACCGCCCTGGGCCACAACTACATCGGTTGCGAGCACCTGCTCCTCGGTCTGATCGCCGAACCCGACGGGGCGGCGGGCCAGATCCTCCGGGGGCTGGGCGCCGAGCAGCGGCTGACCCGCCGCGCGGTCTCAGCCGCCCTCGCGGGCTACGTGCACCTGCGGGCCCAGACCCAGGCCTCCGCGACGCCACCGCCTCCCCCGGACGCGGCGAGCGCCCTTTCGGCGGCCGTCCGCGAGGAACTGCGGCCCATCCTGCGACGGCTTGAGCGGTTGGAGGAGCACCTGAACCCCGCGGACGAGACGTAA
- a CDS encoding UDP-N-acetylglucosamine 1-carboxyvinyltransferase yields the protein MTITPTRETLDATIVQIIGGHPLSGRIPVQGSKNIALHLYAAALLTDAPVVLAAVPDIIDTAVCAQILTHTGATVTTTGGRFAVAPALATAINPVIHPELGHRVRTTVVLAAAMLARTGQVMLPYPGGDAFCPRLIDRHLAAMQAAGAEVTADATGIRARCGPRGLQAFTVDVNTPYGPSLGATVTAMLLAARARGSSLITHPSIEPEVTETARFLAERGVAIHFDEQGLHVVGSEWITGGGFTVAGDRIEAATMIMAAASTGGNVHLDGITLASIPEGLTAALATAGISLTDDASGGIRSILDGPLRAITTATGPHPALPTDTAPQLAAMLTQADGSSLIAERVYPRRDTHIKGLRAFGAEISATGSIIGVRGPVRLRAASAAAEDIRAVTALLIAALAAEGASTIRGMYHLRRGYGRLLANLATLGADITITSEAP from the coding sequence ATGACCATCACTCCCACCCGCGAAACTCTCGACGCCACCATCGTTCAGATCATCGGCGGGCACCCTCTGAGCGGCCGTATCCCGGTGCAGGGCAGCAAGAACATCGCTCTGCATCTGTACGCCGCCGCACTTCTGACCGATGCCCCGGTCGTCCTGGCCGCGGTCCCGGACATCATCGACACCGCAGTGTGCGCGCAGATCTTGACCCACACCGGAGCCACCGTCACCACCACCGGCGGCCGGTTCGCTGTGGCGCCGGCCTTGGCGACGGCCATCAACCCTGTCATCCATCCCGAGCTCGGCCACCGGGTACGGACGACCGTCGTCCTGGCCGCCGCGATGCTGGCCCGAACCGGACAGGTCATGTTGCCCTACCCCGGCGGGGACGCGTTCTGCCCCCGCCTGATCGACCGGCACCTCGCGGCGATGCAGGCCGCCGGCGCCGAGGTCACCGCCGACGCCACCGGCATCCGCGCACGGTGCGGACCCCGCGGCCTACAGGCGTTCACGGTGGACGTGAACACCCCCTACGGGCCGAGTCTGGGAGCGACAGTGACCGCCATGCTGCTCGCCGCGCGCGCCCGGGGTAGCAGCCTGATCACGCACCCGTCGATCGAGCCCGAGGTCACCGAGACCGCTCGCTTCCTGGCCGAGCGCGGCGTCGCGATCCACTTCGACGAGCAAGGGCTACACGTCGTCGGCAGCGAATGGATCACCGGCGGCGGGTTCACGGTGGCAGGGGACCGAATCGAGGCGGCAACCATGATCATGGCTGCTGCCTCGACCGGCGGTAACGTGCACCTCGACGGGATCACCCTCGCATCCATCCCCGAGGGCCTCACCGCGGCTCTGGCAACGGCGGGCATCAGTCTCACCGACGACGCGAGCGGCGGCATCCGTTCGATCCTCGACGGCCCCTTGCGGGCCATCACCACGGCGACCGGCCCACATCCGGCGCTGCCCACCGACACCGCACCGCAGCTCGCGGCGATGCTCACTCAGGCCGACGGGTCCTCGCTGATCGCCGAGCGCGTGTATCCCCGCCGAGACACCCACATCAAGGGCCTGCGAGCCTTCGGCGCCGAGATCTCCGCGACTGGCTCGATCATCGGCGTACGCGGGCCCGTACGGCTACGCGCCGCCTCGGCCGCGGCTGAGGACATCCGCGCGGTGACAGCTCTGTTAATCGCCGCTCTCGCTGCTGAGGGCGCCTCTACGATCCGGGGGATGTACCACCTTCGGCGTGGCTACGGTCGTTTGCTGGCCAATCTCGCCACGCTCGGAGCTGACATCACCATCACCTCGGAGGCCCCCTGA
- a CDS encoding APC family permease: MSKVTDLVKRLFIGQALRSTQLHEQLLPKRIALPVFASDALSSVAYAPQEILVILSLAGVSFYNFSPWVAAAVVVVMLTVVASYRQNVHAYPSGGGDYEVATVNLGQNAGLTVASALMVDYILTVAVSVANGVDYVGATIPYVAEHKPLVAIAIVVLLTVVNLRGIRESGAAFAIPTYAFMAAVIGLILWGAFRLLVLGQELHAPTAGYEIVTEQSDLTSFAAAFLILRAFSSGCAALTGVEAISNGVPAFRKPKSKNAATTLLMMGLVAVTMFIGIIALALASGVKVADPTVAYRDVLINGVPAGPDYYQQPIIAQIADAVFGSGSVFFFVIAAVTALILFLAANTAFNGFPVLGSILAQDRFLPRQLHTRGDRLAFSNGIVILAAGACLLLWGFNADVSRLLNLYIVGVFVSFTLSQTGMVRHWTRLLRTENDSKIRHQMHRSRTINFFGGVMTAVVLVVVLVTKFTHGAWIVCVAMPVLFLMMKGIHRHYENVAAELAVAEDIQVDETMLPARNHAIVLVSKIHKPTLRALAYARATRPSKLEAITVGVEGEDAKALREEWERRGIPVPLKMLDSPYREITRPVLEYVKSLRRRSPRDVVSVYIPEYVVGHWWEHLLHNQSALRLKGRLLFQPGVMVISVPWQLHSSDRLKGRPEPFAPGAVRRPWQEVARDEDAKT; this comes from the coding sequence GGCCTATGCCCCGCAGGAGATCCTTGTCATCCTTTCGCTCGCCGGGGTTTCGTTCTACAACTTCAGCCCCTGGGTCGCCGCCGCCGTCGTTGTGGTGATGCTCACGGTCGTGGCGTCCTACCGCCAGAACGTGCACGCCTATCCCAGCGGCGGAGGCGACTACGAGGTCGCCACCGTCAACCTCGGTCAGAACGCCGGTCTGACCGTCGCCAGCGCGCTCATGGTCGACTACATCCTCACCGTCGCGGTGTCGGTGGCCAACGGCGTCGACTACGTGGGCGCCACGATCCCCTACGTCGCCGAGCACAAACCGCTGGTCGCGATCGCGATCGTCGTCCTGCTGACGGTGGTGAACCTGCGGGGCATCCGGGAGTCCGGCGCGGCCTTCGCCATCCCCACCTACGCCTTCATGGCCGCGGTCATCGGCCTGATCCTCTGGGGGGCCTTCCGGCTGCTCGTCCTGGGCCAGGAACTGCACGCGCCCACCGCCGGCTACGAGATCGTCACCGAGCAGAGCGACCTCACCTCGTTCGCGGCGGCCTTCCTCATCCTGCGCGCCTTCTCCTCCGGCTGCGCCGCGCTCACCGGCGTCGAGGCGATCAGCAACGGTGTGCCGGCCTTCCGCAAGCCCAAGAGCAAGAACGCCGCGACCACGCTGCTGATGATGGGCCTGGTCGCGGTGACGATGTTCATCGGCATCATCGCGCTCGCCCTGGCCTCCGGCGTCAAGGTCGCCGACCCCACCGTCGCCTACCGCGACGTGCTCATCAACGGTGTGCCCGCCGGCCCCGACTACTACCAGCAGCCGATCATCGCCCAGATCGCCGACGCGGTCTTCGGCAGCGGCTCGGTCTTCTTCTTTGTCATCGCCGCGGTCACCGCGCTGATCCTCTTCCTCGCCGCGAACACCGCCTTCAACGGCTTCCCCGTCCTCGGCTCGATCCTCGCCCAGGACCGTTTCCTGCCCCGGCAGCTGCACACCCGGGGCGACCGGCTGGCCTTCTCCAACGGCATCGTCATCCTGGCCGCCGGAGCCTGCCTGCTGCTGTGGGGTTTCAACGCCGACGTCAGCCGCCTGCTCAACCTCTACATCGTCGGCGTCTTCGTGTCGTTCACGCTGAGTCAGACCGGCATGGTCCGGCACTGGACCCGGCTCCTGAGAACCGAGAACGACTCGAAGATCCGGCACCAGATGCACCGCTCGCGGACCATCAACTTCTTCGGCGGTGTCATGACCGCGGTGGTGCTGGTGGTCGTGCTGGTCACCAAGTTCACCCATGGGGCGTGGATCGTCTGCGTGGCCATGCCGGTGCTGTTCCTGATGATGAAGGGCATCCACCGCCACTACGAGAACGTGGCCGCCGAGCTCGCCGTCGCCGAGGACATCCAGGTGGACGAGACGATGCTGCCGGCGCGCAACCACGCCATCGTCCTGGTCTCCAAGATTCACAAGCCGACCCTGCGCGCCCTCGCCTACGCCCGCGCCACCCGGCCGTCCAAGCTGGAGGCGATCACCGTGGGCGTGGAGGGCGAGGATGCCAAGGCGCTTCGCGAGGAGTGGGAGCGGCGCGGGATCCCGGTGCCGCTCAAGATGCTCGACTCGCCCTACCGCGAGATCACCCGGCCGGTCCTGGAGTACGTCAAGTCGCTGCGCCGCCGATCGCCCCGGGACGTGGTCAGCGTCTACATCCCCGAGTACGTCGTCGGACACTGGTGGGAGCACCTTCTGCACAACCAGAGCGCGCTGCGGCTGAAGGGCCGCCTGCTCTTCCAGCCCGGTGTGATGGTCATCAGCGTGCCCTGGCAGCTCCACTCCTCCGACCGGCTGAAGGGCCGTCCCGAGCCCTTCGCCCCCGGCGCCGTCCGCCGCCCCTGGCAGGAAGTGGCCCGGGACGAGGACGCCAAGACATAG
- a CDS encoding UDP-N-acetylmuramate dehydrogenase: MSELLADHTTLRLGGPAERLLIHTDPAAWPDLTHAVLHEAIAPFVLGGGSNTIADDTGYPGPVIRMATRGITARQLDGGVVEVTSQAGEPLSALVAFAITEGLSGIEYLAGIPGTVGAAPIQNTGAYGQQISDTLARLTVYDWSRRQLAVFYPEACGFGYRTSLFKAYPGRWTILEVVLRLTRSAYAAPVTYQHLAHHLGVPLHARVPLVEAARGVMIDRCQRGLSLSESGPDARQVGSVFLNPPITATQADEVCKAGGMVYRDDYRVLRTSAGWLLQLAGHDAGSQLAPGVSCSTRRALTLTAHDGATSAAFNAVLQTLARDVFTMTGIRLHPEPARPVAVLIAERDMP, encoded by the coding sequence ATGAGTGAACTGCTCGCCGATCACACCACGCTGCGTCTCGGCGGCCCCGCTGAGCGGCTGCTCATTCACACCGATCCGGCTGCCTGGCCCGATCTCACGCACGCCGTCTTGCACGAGGCTATAGCGCCGTTTGTTCTCGGCGGCGGCAGTAACACCATCGCCGACGACACCGGGTATCCCGGGCCGGTGATCCGCATGGCGACCCGCGGCATCACCGCCCGTCAGCTCGACGGGGGCGTCGTAGAAGTCACCAGTCAGGCCGGCGAGCCGCTCTCGGCCCTCGTCGCGTTCGCCATCACCGAGGGCCTATCCGGCATCGAGTACCTCGCCGGTATCCCAGGCACGGTCGGCGCCGCTCCGATCCAGAACACCGGCGCCTACGGTCAGCAGATATCCGACACCCTCGCCCGCCTCACCGTCTATGACTGGAGCCGTAGGCAGCTCGCCGTCTTCTACCCGGAAGCATGCGGGTTCGGCTACCGCACCAGCCTTTTCAAGGCCTACCCGGGCCGGTGGACGATCCTTGAGGTCGTCTTACGTCTCACCCGTAGTGCGTACGCCGCCCCGGTCACATACCAGCATCTCGCCCATCACCTCGGCGTGCCCCTGCACGCCCGGGTTCCGCTCGTCGAGGCGGCCCGAGGTGTCATGATCGACCGCTGTCAGCGTGGCCTCTCCCTATCGGAGAGCGGGCCCGATGCCCGCCAAGTGGGGTCGGTGTTCCTTAACCCGCCGATCACCGCGACTCAAGCTGATGAGGTGTGCAAGGCGGGCGGCATGGTCTACCGCGATGACTATCGCGTTCTGCGAACGAGCGCCGGATGGCTGCTCCAACTGGCCGGGCACGATGCCGGCAGTCAGCTTGCACCAGGAGTGTCCTGCTCGACCCGTCGAGCTCTTACCCTCACCGCTCATGACGGGGCGACCTCGGCCGCCTTCAACGCGGTCCTGCAAACGCTGGCTCGTGACGTTTTCACCATGACGGGCATTCGGCTGCACCCTGAGCCCGCGCGGCCCGTCGCGGTGTTGATCGCCGAGAGGGACATGCCGTGA
- a CDS encoding class I SAM-dependent RNA methyltransferase, producing MAIELTVGPVAHGGWCVARHDGRVVFVRHALPGERVLAEITEETARFLRADAVEILEPSADRVTPPCPFAGAGRCGGCDWQHASLDAQRRMKADVVAEQLKRLAGIDWKGTVEEVPGAPDGLGWRTRVQFAVGRDGVPGLRRHRSHDIEPIDACLIAHAEVENVGAEVMNWRHASSVEVIASSGGDQAVVVAPKPRRTVAVPDLDTSVAVFVDEGKGRTRVVHGRNHLTEHVGGRDFQVTGSGFWQVHPGAAATLLDTVMEFADPKPGEWALDLYCGVGLFAAGLAEAVGPEGAVFGVESESVAVRDAERNLRDLPQARFARGRVENALDHFDIERADLVVVDPPRAGLGREVVERLATLEAGRIVYVSCDPATLARDLAWFGERGYRLAELRAFDAFPMTHHVECVSHLVKESI from the coding sequence ATGGCGATAGAACTGACAGTGGGACCGGTTGCGCACGGTGGCTGGTGCGTCGCTCGCCATGACGGCCGGGTGGTCTTCGTACGGCACGCGCTCCCCGGCGAGCGGGTCCTGGCCGAGATCACCGAGGAGACCGCCCGGTTCCTGCGGGCCGACGCCGTCGAGATCCTCGAACCCTCCGCCGACCGGGTGACCCCGCCGTGCCCGTTCGCCGGGGCCGGCCGCTGCGGCGGATGCGACTGGCAGCACGCCTCCCTGGACGCCCAGCGCCGCATGAAGGCCGACGTGGTCGCCGAGCAGCTCAAGCGCCTGGCGGGCATCGACTGGAAGGGAACCGTCGAGGAGGTCCCCGGCGCCCCCGACGGCCTCGGCTGGCGCACCCGGGTCCAGTTCGCCGTCGGCCGTGACGGGGTCCCCGGCCTGCGCCGGCACCGCTCCCACGACATCGAGCCGATCGACGCCTGCCTGATCGCCCACGCGGAGGTGGAGAACGTCGGCGCCGAGGTCATGAACTGGCGCCACGCCTCCTCGGTCGAGGTCATCGCCTCCTCGGGCGGGGACCAGGCCGTCGTGGTCGCCCCCAAGCCCCGCCGTACGGTGGCCGTGCCCGATCTCGACACGAGCGTGGCCGTCTTCGTCGACGAGGGCAAGGGCCGCACCCGCGTCGTCCACGGCCGCAACCACCTCACCGAGCACGTCGGCGGCCGTGACTTCCAGGTGACCGGCAGCGGTTTCTGGCAGGTCCACCCCGGCGCCGCCGCCACGCTGCTGGACACGGTCATGGAGTTCGCCGACCCGAAGCCCGGGGAGTGGGCCCTCGACCTCTACTGCGGCGTCGGCCTGTTCGCCGCCGGCCTGGCCGAGGCGGTCGGCCCCGAGGGCGCCGTGTTCGGCGTCGAGTCCGAGTCCGTCGCCGTCCGCGACGCCGAACGCAACCTCCGCGACCTCCCCCAGGCGCGCTTCGCCCGGGGCCGGGTCGAGAACGCCCTCGACCACTTCGACATCGAACGCGCCGACCTGGTCGTCGTCGACCCGCCCCGCGCCGGGCTCGGCCGCGAGGTCGTCGAGCGCCTCGCCACCCTTGAGGCCGGCCGGATCGTCTACGTCTCCTGCGACCCGGCCACCCTCGCCCGCGACCTCGCCTGGTTCGGCGAGAGGGGTTACCGGCTCGCCGAGCTGCGTGCCTTCGACGCCTTCCCGATGACCCACCACGTCGAATGCGTGTCGCACCTGGTCAAAGAGTCGATCTAG